The proteins below come from a single Acetobacteroides hydrogenigenes genomic window:
- a CDS encoding V-type ATP synthase subunit I, producing the protein MQKYAFLVHHEDFPNFLEDVQRIGVLDITTEKRSMNEEEKALLDLASRYNVAIKALLRKKEGLEQLTNQMPQDVLERFEAIVKDREALDSDLKKLRKEHAEHYPWGDFNPEAIKDLESKGLKVKFFTTPSKRYDLEWENKFPLQVINEQNGVIYFVCIQPEGENFAIPATEVKAPVHASSTLSKDIAAVNSKIESLEEELAGLSHYVDMLSKARAELLENIDIKSIFYGAKREVEGSVVLVTGFAPHDSIGELNAYLESKSIVYLTEEATEQDNPPIKLKNGKFASLFEWIGELYVPPSYNELDLTAFFAPFFVLFFGLCMGDIGYGFVFLIAGLLLKNRTSLSKFRPFLILMMWLGAGTIIMGSLSGGVFGTEMATWPFLPQNIQKLFLNRNQMMLFAVGIGFVQILFGLSLKAYNRANKNGNWKFALGPIAWIIILLGAAASFVDPIKPFTWHIILTGVGILLLFGNPDKNIFARVGLGMAELYDITGFFGDLLSYIRLFALGLSGSILGLVVNQIAALTLGSLPFGLDYVIFGLVLVLGHGANIALASLGSFVHPLRLTFVEFYKNSGFEGNGRYYRPFAKKVKQ; encoded by the coding sequence ATGCAAAAATATGCCTTCCTTGTTCATCATGAAGACTTCCCTAATTTTCTGGAAGATGTTCAGCGCATTGGAGTTCTGGATATCACCACAGAAAAAAGGAGCATGAATGAGGAGGAAAAGGCTCTTCTCGATTTAGCTTCTAGGTATAATGTTGCAATCAAAGCTCTTCTACGAAAGAAAGAAGGCTTAGAGCAGCTAACCAACCAAATGCCTCAAGATGTATTGGAGCGTTTTGAAGCTATCGTTAAAGATAGGGAAGCCTTGGATTCCGATCTTAAAAAGCTAAGAAAGGAGCATGCGGAGCATTATCCATGGGGTGATTTTAATCCTGAGGCAATTAAGGATTTAGAGAGTAAAGGCCTTAAGGTTAAGTTTTTCACCACACCTTCTAAACGATACGATTTGGAGTGGGAAAACAAATTTCCTCTGCAAGTAATAAACGAACAGAATGGGGTAATCTATTTTGTTTGTATCCAACCAGAAGGCGAAAACTTTGCAATTCCTGCAACTGAGGTTAAGGCTCCAGTTCACGCAAGTTCAACGCTAAGCAAGGATATTGCGGCTGTTAACTCTAAAATAGAATCTCTAGAAGAAGAACTAGCAGGGCTTTCTCACTATGTAGATATGCTTAGCAAGGCTCGTGCTGAACTTCTTGAGAATATCGATATAAAATCGATATTCTATGGCGCTAAACGTGAGGTTGAAGGAAGCGTTGTTTTAGTAACCGGATTTGCGCCACACGACTCTATTGGTGAGTTAAATGCATATCTTGAATCTAAATCAATTGTTTACCTAACCGAGGAGGCAACGGAACAGGACAATCCACCAATAAAGCTAAAGAATGGGAAGTTTGCTTCGCTATTCGAATGGATTGGAGAACTGTATGTGCCACCATCATACAATGAGCTAGATCTAACCGCATTCTTTGCACCATTCTTTGTCCTTTTCTTTGGACTTTGCATGGGAGATATTGGGTATGGATTTGTATTCCTTATAGCAGGCCTTTTGCTAAAGAATAGGACTTCGCTGAGTAAGTTTCGTCCATTCCTTATTCTTATGATGTGGCTAGGGGCAGGAACTATTATTATGGGATCGCTCTCGGGTGGTGTTTTTGGAACCGAAATGGCTACGTGGCCTTTCCTTCCTCAAAATATTCAAAAGCTATTCCTTAATAGGAATCAAATGATGCTATTTGCAGTTGGTATCGGTTTTGTTCAGATACTCTTTGGACTATCCTTAAAAGCCTATAACAGGGCCAACAAGAATGGCAACTGGAAGTTTGCGCTAGGGCCTATTGCATGGATCATTATTCTGCTTGGAGCTGCGGCATCGTTTGTAGATCCTATTAAACCATTTACATGGCATATAATACTAACTGGCGTAGGTATTTTATTGCTTTTCGGTAATCCCGATAAGAATATTTTTGCCCGCGTTGGATTGGGGATGGCCGAGCTGTATGATATTACAGGGTTCTTTGGAGACCTGCTGTCGTACATTCGTTTATTCGCGCTGGGCCTATCTGGGTCAATTTTGGGATTGGTTGTTAATCAAATTGCCGCCCTAACGCTAGGTTCATTACCATTTGGCTTAGACTATGTGATTTTTGGCTTAGTGCTTGTTCTTGGACATGGTGCCAACATTGCATTAGCTTCGTTAGG
- a CDS encoding V-type ATP synthase subunit D, whose product MGVKYQINKTALNELNKQLRVRKRALPTIKNKESALRLEVKKAKNLADEVEARQAELTQKLQYMSGLWTEFRPELITVEDVKVSLTKIAGVKIPVLKEVIFTVHDFDLFSSPFWIVEGLQILKELTTLGIEREFYLQKMRLLDHARKKTTQKVNLYEKVQIPDYESAIRKIKRFLEDEENLSKSAQKIVKKRYEEVAE is encoded by the coding sequence ATGGGAGTAAAGTACCAAATAAACAAAACTGCGCTGAACGAGCTAAACAAACAGCTTCGTGTCAGAAAGCGTGCGCTCCCAACCATTAAGAATAAGGAATCGGCATTGCGACTCGAAGTGAAAAAGGCTAAGAATTTGGCCGACGAGGTAGAAGCAAGGCAGGCAGAACTTACGCAAAAGCTGCAGTACATGAGTGGGCTCTGGACTGAGTTTAGACCCGAACTTATTACTGTAGAAGATGTAAAGGTATCGCTAACCAAGATTGCCGGAGTAAAAATTCCGGTTCTCAAGGAAGTGATATTTACGGTTCACGATTTCGATCTTTTTAGCAGCCCATTTTGGATAGTGGAGGGCTTGCAGATTCTAAAAGAGCTTACAACGCTAGGAATAGAACGCGAGTTCTACCTACAGAAGATGCGACTTTTAGACCATGCTCGTAAAAAAACAACCCAAAAGGTTAACCTTTACGAGAAGGTGCAAATACCCGACTACGAATCTGCTATACGAAAGATTAAACGATTCTTAGAGGATGAGGAGAACCTTTCTAAGTCGGCGCAGAAGATTGTGAAAAAAAGATACGAGGAGGTGGCAGAATGA
- a CDS encoding V-type ATP synthase subunit B, whose translation METTAFKKIYTKIENITKATVTLRADGVMNEELAQVGEKLAQVVKISGNLVTLQVFAGTEGISTDTEVVFFGHAPKLTVSDDLAGRFFNAYGKPIYGGPEVQGEEREIGGPSVNPFRRQQPSELIATGIAGIDLNNTLVSGQKIPFFADPDQPFNQVMAMVALRAKADKIILGGMGLSNDDFLFFKNVFDNAGALDRIISFVNTTEQPPVERLLIPDMALTAAEYFAVDKGEKVLVLLTDMTLYADALAIVSNRMDQIPSKDSMPGSLYSDLAKIYEKAVQLPNGGSITIIAVTTLSGGDITHAIPDNTGYITEGQLFLRADSDTGKVIIDPFRSLSRLKQLVIGKKTREDHPQVMNAAVRLYADAANAKTKLENGFDLTDYDERTLKFAHDYSKFLLAIDVNIDATKMLDTAWNLFAKYFNQTEVAIKQELVEKYWPKN comes from the coding sequence ATGGAGACTACTGCTTTTAAGAAAATCTATACAAAGATTGAGAATATCACCAAAGCAACCGTTACCCTTCGTGCTGATGGCGTGATGAACGAGGAACTCGCACAGGTGGGCGAAAAGTTGGCTCAGGTGGTAAAGATTAGCGGTAACCTTGTTACCCTTCAGGTTTTTGCCGGTACCGAAGGTATTTCAACCGATACGGAAGTTGTTTTCTTTGGACATGCGCCAAAGCTTACCGTAAGCGACGATCTTGCAGGCCGCTTCTTTAACGCCTACGGAAAGCCAATTTATGGTGGTCCAGAGGTTCAGGGCGAAGAGCGTGAGATTGGAGGACCTTCGGTTAATCCATTTCGTCGCCAGCAGCCTTCGGAGCTTATTGCAACCGGTATCGCAGGTATCGACCTAAATAATACCCTTGTTTCTGGACAAAAGATTCCTTTCTTTGCCGATCCAGACCAACCATTTAACCAGGTAATGGCAATGGTTGCGCTTCGTGCAAAGGCCGATAAGATTATTCTAGGAGGTATGGGACTGTCAAATGACGACTTCCTATTCTTCAAGAATGTGTTCGATAATGCTGGTGCACTCGATCGTATCATCTCTTTCGTGAATACAACCGAGCAACCTCCTGTTGAGCGTCTGCTTATTCCGGATATGGCGCTTACTGCTGCCGAATACTTTGCAGTGGATAAGGGCGAGAAGGTACTTGTGCTGCTTACTGACATGACCCTTTACGCCGATGCGCTTGCCATCGTTTCGAACCGTATGGATCAGATTCCTTCGAAGGACTCTATGCCAGGGTCGCTCTACTCCGATTTGGCTAAGATCTACGAAAAGGCTGTTCAGCTTCCCAATGGTGGTTCCATCACCATTATTGCGGTAACAACACTTTCGGGTGGCGACATTACCCACGCTATTCCAGACAATACGGGTTATATCACCGAAGGTCAGCTTTTCCTTCGTGCCGATTCGGATACAGGAAAGGTTATTATCGACCCATTCCGAAGCCTATCGCGCCTAAAACAGCTGGTAATTGGCAAGAAAACACGCGAAGACCATCCTCAGGTTATGAATGCGGCTGTTCGTCTTTACGCCGATGCGGCTAACGCAAAAACGAAGCTGGAGAATGGTTTCGATCTTACCGACTACGATGAGCGTACGCTTAAGTTTGCCCACGACTACTCTAAGTTCCTGCTAGCAATCGACGTAAATATCGATGCTACCAAGATGCTTGACACAGCGTGGAATCTGTTTGCTAAGTACTTCAACCAAACTGAAGTTGCTATTAAGCAAGAGTTAGTTGAAAAATACTGGCCCAAAAACTAA
- a CDS encoding V-type ATP synthase subunit A, which produces MRTKGRVTGIISNLVIVQVDGPVAQNEIGFIKLGDVALMSEVIKINGDKAFVQVFESTRGLKVGNEVEFMGHMLEATLGPGLLQRNYDGLQNDLEELDGVFLKRGIYTKPLNEDKLWEFTPTAAIGEEVEAGDWLGEVQENWVNHKIMVPFKFEGKYTVKSLATAGQYRINDQIAVLTDENGEDKVVTMVQKWPVKLAIKAYKEKPRPFKVMETGVRCIDTLNPMAEGGTGFIPGPFGAGKTVLQHALSQHAEADIIIFAACGERANEVVEMFVEFPHLEDPRTGRKLIERTTIICNTSNMPVAAREASVYIAMTIGEYYRAMGYKVLLLADSTSRWAQALREMSNRLEELPGADAFPMDLPAIISNFYARAGFVYLNNGKTGSVTFIGTVSPAGGNLKEPVTESTKKAARCFYALSQQRADSKRYPAVDPIESYSKYLEYPEIVEYLKEKISEDWVSTVLEVKNIVLRGREAFEQINILGDDGVPVEYHDRFWKSELVDFVILQQDAFDKIDQSTPLVRQHYMLNLVSHIIKSKFNFESFDVVGNYYKRIINVLKQMNYSEFESDKFNEYENELNNILAERRVA; this is translated from the coding sequence ATGAGAACTAAAGGAAGAGTTACAGGAATTATTTCAAACCTTGTAATTGTTCAAGTTGATGGTCCTGTTGCCCAAAACGAGATCGGGTTTATTAAGCTTGGCGATGTAGCTCTTATGTCGGAGGTAATTAAAATCAACGGCGATAAGGCTTTTGTTCAGGTGTTCGAAAGTACCCGTGGTCTTAAGGTGGGTAACGAGGTGGAGTTTATGGGGCATATGCTCGAGGCAACTCTCGGACCAGGTCTTCTGCAGCGCAACTACGATGGTTTGCAGAACGACCTAGAAGAACTTGACGGCGTTTTTCTTAAGCGCGGAATTTACACCAAGCCTCTTAACGAGGATAAGCTTTGGGAATTCACTCCTACCGCAGCAATTGGCGAGGAGGTTGAAGCTGGCGATTGGCTTGGAGAGGTACAAGAGAACTGGGTGAACCACAAAATTATGGTCCCCTTTAAATTCGAAGGAAAGTATACGGTTAAATCGTTGGCTACTGCAGGTCAGTATCGCATTAACGATCAGATTGCCGTGCTTACCGACGAGAATGGGGAAGACAAAGTGGTTACCATGGTCCAAAAGTGGCCCGTTAAGCTTGCCATTAAGGCTTATAAGGAAAAACCACGTCCATTTAAGGTGATGGAAACCGGAGTACGTTGTATTGATACTCTAAATCCTATGGCCGAAGGCGGTACTGGTTTTATCCCTGGACCATTTGGTGCTGGAAAAACTGTGCTACAGCATGCTCTTTCGCAACATGCTGAGGCCGATATTATTATATTTGCGGCTTGTGGTGAGCGTGCAAATGAGGTAGTGGAAATGTTCGTTGAGTTCCCTCACCTTGAGGACCCACGTACAGGTAGAAAGCTTATTGAGCGTACCACAATTATTTGTAACACGTCGAACATGCCAGTAGCAGCTCGCGAGGCTTCGGTTTACATCGCCATGACAATTGGTGAGTACTATCGAGCAATGGGCTATAAGGTGCTGCTGCTTGCTGACTCTACCTCTCGTTGGGCTCAGGCGCTACGCGAGATGTCTAACCGCTTGGAAGAGCTTCCTGGAGCCGATGCGTTCCCAATGGACCTTCCTGCAATTATCTCTAACTTCTACGCTCGCGCTGGTTTTGTTTACCTAAACAACGGGAAAACCGGTTCGGTAACCTTTATCGGAACGGTATCTCCTGCAGGTGGTAACCTTAAAGAACCAGTAACCGAGTCTACCAAAAAGGCGGCTCGATGCTTCTATGCGCTATCTCAGCAGCGTGCCGACTCGAAGCGCTATCCGGCAGTAGACCCTATTGAATCGTACTCTAAGTACTTGGAGTATCCCGAAATTGTGGAATATCTAAAGGAGAAAATTTCGGAAGATTGGGTTAGCACCGTACTAGAGGTTAAGAATATTGTGCTTCGTGGACGTGAGGCCTTCGAACAAATTAACATTCTTGGTGATGATGGTGTGCCTGTTGAATATCACGACCGATTCTGGAAATCGGAGCTCGTCGATTTTGTAATTCTTCAGCAAGATGCTTTCGATAAGATTGACCAATCGACACCTCTTGTGCGCCAGCACTACATGCTAAACCTAGTTTCGCATATCATCAAGTCGAAGTTCAACTTCGAATCGTTTGATGTGGTAGGTAACTACTATAAGCGTATTATCAACGTTCTTAAGCAAATGAACTACTCGGAATTTGAAAGTGATAAGTTTAACGAGTACGAGAACGAGCTTAACAATATTCTAGCAGAAAGGAGGGTTGCTTAA
- a CDS encoding DUF2764 family protein: MIQNQYYYLVAGLPELFFEADNRKLDFVSIRDWLKQNLEGNDLELIDTLSLHYDNDNVLSFINNRNTFSERGLVPRDVYDDVKSNLKQFPSYIADFFTELYTERDEEVLANEDEEELQKSVEVGLYNRFYDYVASYNNEFLQKWFCFDRQLRNILAATNARKLGKEVAPILVGNDSINVALSHSQALDFGMRGELPLMDKLMPILEISNLFEREKKIDMLRWDFIDEANIFNYFNIDKVMGYLLKAEIIDRWVKFDPVLGDALLKKYFNELKGTFDLNAAFEEQ, translated from the coding sequence ATGATCCAAAACCAATACTACTATTTGGTTGCCGGATTGCCGGAGTTGTTTTTTGAAGCAGATAACAGAAAACTCGACTTCGTAAGCATTAGGGATTGGTTAAAGCAGAATTTGGAAGGCAATGACCTAGAACTGATAGATACGCTTTCCCTGCATTACGACAACGATAATGTGTTGTCCTTCATCAATAATCGTAACACCTTTTCGGAACGAGGTCTTGTTCCTAGGGATGTTTACGATGATGTAAAGTCAAATCTTAAGCAATTCCCTTCGTATATCGCCGATTTCTTTACCGAACTCTACACAGAGAGGGATGAAGAGGTATTGGCAAACGAAGACGAAGAAGAGCTCCAGAAATCGGTTGAAGTTGGCCTTTATAATCGTTTCTACGATTATGTGGCTAGCTATAACAACGAGTTTCTGCAAAAGTGGTTCTGCTTTGATAGGCAGCTGCGCAATATACTCGCCGCAACCAATGCACGAAAGTTAGGTAAGGAAGTGGCTCCAATCCTAGTGGGCAACGATTCCATCAACGTAGCGCTTTCGCATAGCCAGGCTCTTGATTTTGGCATGCGAGGCGAGCTCCCTCTTATGGATAAGCTGATGCCAATTCTCGAGATCTCCAATCTCTTCGAGCGCGAGAAGAAAATCGATATGCTTCGCTGGGATTTCATTGATGAAGCAAACATCTTTAACTACTTCAATATTGATAAGGTTATGGGGTATTTGCTTAAGGCTGAAATTATTGACAGATGGGTGAAGTTTGACCCTGTGTTAGGAGATGCGCTTCTAAAGAAGTACTTCAACGAGCTCAAAGGAACATTCGATCTGAATGCTGCCTTCGAAGAACAGTAA
- a CDS encoding DUF2179 domain-containing protein, with the protein MEFLLNSPYFTYLVLPILIFCARICDVTFGTIRIILVSKGIKSIAPILGFIEVFIWILAISQIMANLNNWVCYFAYAAGFATGNYVGMILEERLAMGTLILRIMISENAEQLVKALNKENFGSTTVHADGAQGKVDLIYTIVNRKDLGKVEDIIKQFNPNAFYSIEEVKKVNKGVFPRNSRTRNALIESFWKRGYK; encoded by the coding sequence ATGGAATTCTTGCTAAACAGCCCATACTTTACCTATCTGGTTCTGCCTATTCTGATATTTTGTGCTCGAATATGCGATGTGACTTTTGGTACAATTCGAATTATTCTGGTTTCCAAGGGTATAAAGAGCATAGCGCCAATTCTAGGCTTTATAGAAGTGTTTATTTGGATATTGGCCATCAGCCAAATTATGGCAAACCTTAATAACTGGGTTTGCTATTTTGCGTATGCGGCAGGATTTGCTACAGGTAACTATGTAGGCATGATTCTGGAAGAACGACTTGCAATGGGAACCTTGATTCTTAGAATTATGATTTCTGAAAATGCAGAGCAACTTGTTAAGGCACTAAACAAGGAAAATTTTGGATCTACTACGGTGCATGCAGATGGGGCACAGGGCAAGGTTGATTTAATTTACACCATTGTAAATAGGAAAGATTTGGGGAAAGTAGAAGATATTATCAAGCAGTTTAACCCAAACGCCTTTTATTCTATAGAGGAAGTTAAGAAGGTAAATAAAGGCGTTTTTCCTCGAAATTCAAGAACACGTAATGCCCTAATAGAAAGTTTCTGGAAGAGAGGCTATAAATAG
- a CDS encoding glutathione peroxidase, whose amino-acid sequence MKKLLVFGLFLLPFIVTAQTKTFYDFKVLTIDGEEISLTSFKGKKVLVVNVASKCGLTPQYEDLEELYQKYKDQNFVVIGFPANNFLGQEPGTNEEIKQFCTSKYDVTFPMMAKISVKGDDIHPLYRWLTEKEQNGVLDAKVKWNFQKFMVDENGKLVGFAAPSEKPNSEKIIKWINNQ is encoded by the coding sequence ATGAAGAAATTGCTCGTGTTTGGATTGTTTTTGTTGCCATTTATAGTAACGGCACAGACAAAAACGTTTTACGACTTTAAGGTACTTACCATTGATGGAGAGGAGATTAGTCTCACTTCTTTTAAAGGAAAGAAGGTGCTGGTTGTAAATGTTGCCTCAAAATGTGGTTTAACCCCTCAGTATGAAGATCTCGAAGAGCTCTACCAGAAGTATAAAGATCAGAATTTTGTGGTGATCGGTTTCCCTGCAAACAATTTTTTGGGACAAGAACCCGGTACTAATGAGGAGATAAAACAATTTTGCACATCAAAGTACGACGTTACTTTTCCTATGATGGCTAAAATATCGGTAAAGGGGGATGATATTCACCCACTATACAGGTGGCTTACTGAAAAGGAGCAAAATGGAGTACTTGATGCTAAGGTAAAGTGGAACTTTCAAAAGTTTATGGTTGATGAAAATGGGAAACTTGTAGGATTTGCAGCGCCTAGCGAAAAGCCCAATAGCGAAAAGATTATAAAATGGATTAACAATCAATAA